From the Porites lutea chromosome 5, jaPorLute2.1, whole genome shotgun sequence genome, the window CTCTACGAGGCTAGCCATGCTAGATGGGAAGGAGGGAAGCGAGAGAGGGAGAGCCGGAGCTACGaagtcttcttcttttctccCTTTCCATCACCCCCTGCTTTCGCCGCCGTGCGCCTTACGAACAGCTCTACAAAGACGACTAGGGACTAGTTGATGGCTTTAGAGCATGCCAAATAAATCAAAATGCACAATTTTCAGGATGGACACTTTAAGTCACAACCTCGGCAGGGGTTAATTGTTTGGTCCTGAGTTTGTTTTAGGTAACCTCTGACATGCCGCTACACGTGGAAGAAACCAAGGAAAGACGTTCACTAAATTTCGGTCACTGCAGTTGGacatggaggggaggggggcgtcCATTTAGGAAGGGTGTGTTTCGTGAAGGAACCTAACACTGAATGACACCCTATATTCAAAGGATCTGTGTCAGGTCTAAAAAGACATTGGAATCAAAGAAATCACTGAGAAAATAGTTCGAAATTACTCCACTACTTGACTATTATACCTCAATTATAGGTGTATGTCTTTGGCTTTCGATGCGTGGACGGGATGGAAACGGATttcatcttaaaaaaaactgggcCAGCTTTGTCAAGTTAAACTTGTGTGTTGTCAAAAATCATCATACTTTGTTTTCCCGGTGATAGAGTCATTTGATATCTTTCTTAGTTTAAGAGTTCCAAGTATGACAAAAGTTGACTGAGAATACTTaggccccgtgcaaacggacgcaacattgttggatgttgcatgttcagtttcttttttatactTAAACTGGTGCCTCAGTTTTTAACAGGGGTTTGTCCTGTGATTTAGCTAGTAAAGTTCAAACTGAAGAACTCTATCACAGACCCAAAAGGGAGTATTCCCCGAAAGATGGACTGTAACAGGTAAGTGAACTAAAGGCCACTTGgggcctggggcccgtttctccaatgtcccgataacttttcgagcccgaaatcaaatatccaaatcgaaataaaagaataagagcgctggtcctggctagcaaactactccattttgttacattaactgatagttttatcatgttagacgCAAAACTATTAAAACTTCTAtgttgcatgtaaacaacaacagcttcagGGGCCCGTTAAATATCGGGACTTTTGAAAAACTGGCCCCTGGCCTTTTCTGTATGCTTTTCGATGGTGTTGGGTGGGATTTGAAGAAGTTAAATTTTAGTTTTGGCCATTTACGCGATCCAGCACCATCCAACAAGTAGGACCAGTCTTCATGTTTGTACGATGATGCATTGTCAATCATCATGATAAACGGTAGACATTTGAATTAAGAGGGTATCCTTTTTGGTTCAGTCTCGATAACATAAACACCTTTAAATTATTTGGCTAGCTGCAGCACTTGGCGGCTAAACAGTAAACAATAAAGTCCTTCGCTGTTTAAAATTGACCAGAGGCGGCTTTCGCTCGGGCTGTACATCTAGGCGCAGGTGGTTCGCGTTAGTATTGAGGAGGCCCGTATGAACGTAGGCTCTGTCGTCTCATTGCGCCCGGGTCGGGAAACTGTGCTAAGCCATAAAAGGAGCCCATAATCGGTGATAATCAGTTGCGAGAAACTTCCATGTTCTCGTTTCAAGGTATTTTCAAATAGGTTCTTAAAATAGATAAGTCTATTCTAAGAACGTTTTTGGAGCGGATTTAGAATATATTTTAAGTCTCACAAACAGGTGGGCAAAACCCAAAGACCCGTAACTggtatttttgactttttgtttaccttttttaCATCTTGCACCTCGATTGCACTCACAGACGGAGCGGAGGTTCCCTTTACGCTAGAAAATGTGCTGTAAAAAAACGGTCTGTAAAAGTGCTGTGACAATAATGACAGCCAAAgaataaattcctttttgtccatttttacaaTCTACTTCACTGTTTAGTAAGACCATGTGTCAAGTGCTCGCTTACGCGTGGTTGAAAACAATCGAAAAATTGATCACGGTCGCTTACAAGTCTTGTCTTGGGCTCTTGGCCTAGTATGAACAGGTTTCGACTggactttcctttttttaaaatacgtgAATCAGAAAATCGGATACCCATGTTACTGCATGctccttgtttttgtttttcattttctcggaGACTCAGTTTTTCCAACCCAAACTGACCAGGAATATGAAAACGATTAAAGCTTTTGTTCTAGCTGCTTTAAATAGTGCAACGATTTTGACTAAATTTTTCGGTTACCTGAATCGGCATTGATTAATAACACCTTAATATTTAACAAATcaaccacaattttccatggtctacactcttgtagaccatagaaatgacgtcataaaatgttcaaaactgaagtgggcgagtggtttcactgcaaagttttgaaaattttatggcGTCAtctctatggtctataagagtgtagaccgtggaaaattgtggtcgatttgttttcaacaataacatttattttgtggcgaaaatcaaaaaagaaaacaaccgGCAGTGTgtgacatgttacgtcatttccatTGTCTATACTCTCATAGAACATTGCTCTCGACTAATCAGCGCgcgaggattcgctcagttattgtaaaagaTTCTATGGACCCCTGGTAATTAGGAAAACTAAGGAATAAAATTGGCTTTTGCAACCGCTATAAATACTACTAAAAGAATAGATATTTTAATGCAGCAATGTTTAAAAATTCACTCATTCTTCAAAGAGAGTTTACGAGAGTTAATCACAATTTAGATCACATGGCACTGGAAATTAAATTCACATTGGATGCCTGAAAAGTTTCCAACAAGGTGACTTGAAAAGTTCCAGTAAAGCTTCTCCAGATTCTAATTCTCGAACACTTCTTTGTTGTCGTACAGCACAAGACTTTGAAAGATCGAGCAGGCTTTGAGCGGCCACAAGCTCTACAGCAGTATAATTCGACAACAAAAGAACAGGCATTGACAAACTCAGCAGTGCCTGGGCAGCGGTTACCTCCTCGGCGGTGTCCATTCTGCGCATTCGCTGTGCTAGCTTGTCACGATTGGTTGACACAATCGAGGGAAAATCCTCACcattcttccttttctttacaGACGCAGAAAGGTCGCTACTGTATTCAGcgtttctctttctctttgcAGCTCTTCTCGCGCTATCGTTGCTCGAATTGAGGCTTTGCGCGACCCTCCGTGTCAACTTTTCCTTCTCTACGGGTGTCGATCTTTTCTGACACTctatttgcatttttcttttgagttCCACTCTTTTTTCAGCCGCTCTTCGAGGGATTTCTTCATCTTTCCTGAAACAAGGATGTCGGAACTTTTGCACGTTTGACAATCTTTCACTCAACACCTTTTCAAATCCCATTTTCACAAGTGCATCAACAAAACTGGGAAAGTCCTTAACGTTCGGTAACTGTTCTTGGTGCTTATTTTGCAGAACGTCTCTTTCAAAAAGTACTGGACTGGTTATTAACAGCGTGCTCCCTCTATCGCACCATCTGATACAACGCCAGAATTCTCCAGAGTTGATCACAGCGGCAAGTGAGGAAAAGAATCCAAATTCAAACTTCGGTTTGCCATTCTTCTTCTCTTGACTTCTGTATCTGCCATTAACCATCTTGGAAAACTTGAACTCGAtgatttttttcagtcaaataGC encodes:
- the LOC140939068 gene encoding uncharacterized protein produces the protein MVNGRYRSQEKKNGKPKFEFGFFSSLAAVINSGEFWRCIRWCDRGSTLLITSPVLFERDVLQNKHQEQLPNVKDFPSFVDALVKMGFEKVLSERLSNVQKFRHPCFRKDEEIPRRAAEKRVELKRKMQIECQKRSTPVEKEKLTRRVAQSLNSSNDSARRAAKRKRNAEYSSDLSASVKKRKNGEDFPSIVSTNRDKLAQRMRRMDTAEEVTAAQALLSLSMPVLLLSNYTAVELVAAQSLLDLSKSCAVRQQRSVRELESGEALLELFKSPCWKLFRHPM